In Porites lutea chromosome 5 unlocalized genomic scaffold, jaPorLute2.1 SUPER_5_unloc_4, whole genome shotgun sequence, one genomic interval encodes:
- the LOC140925421 gene encoding uncharacterized protein has protein sequence MSHVALDNRREDSEPVIIVPYFPRGLAKSTEQPLDFNFILYLYDTLRLPLGLFPDDQDQEVLFEDLQQCMQYCWRYATQRQDWMRDHPVTQDHSQERRAQLSKETIFREAGQPLGVNMTTGNALFDRNLADLRLDVFGNVMFLKAPHWSDVSVQFMHGFPRRLIADHHCGLLRGNITVAARISNQAVRSLSAGDIAAFVSQKMVQGLGLTTSELMMARASAIKYAGQREKPTRLLDLTVRFGIDFLTLAPVPRDKLQDLRRKSTVHWNGVLETSADEDQEAESSSSSDESGLSVDWDPREESQGMPATNTDAYTVAVTRHVENLLHCYVSTRQMVTQQLEVRAATARPSGSSGMSHRRKQQTPRRKPAASRQAPEATATATTTVSSRDQERGNIEQREPEQQEQPRRSPREILVALPGIVATRIPNEDSLKRLEQFLRNNQPCDPQRAAQATVEGRESIEEARQRAARNSYEEQRAQQVQERIKDFWRACQADCTCLGESAIRDSQDNNDQNCPYCISTDEGADVARVTGRCLNADCKVCALMNKLDKVTLAALGEVRNTRLAVMLDLAPFIAQCLNSGDVAEERRQVLVRTFCELLCCSKSRLRFLANVGFLVMICPRLKHLQLERGWGDVWCNLSKFATAIGYHQDHHSQLSALIFMRQRCIPDSESKWAWYFQSEDPEEQRVNREVFEQRE, from the exons ATGTCACATGTAGCCCTCGACAACAGGCGTGAAGATTCGGAGCCAGTAATAATTGTCCCATACTTTCCACGTggcctggctaaatctacagaGCAACCCTTGGACTTCAACTTTATCCTGTATTTGTACGACACCTTACGTCTGCCTCTCGGCCTTTTCCCTGACGATCAAGATCAAGAGGTGCTGTTCGAAGACTTGCAGCAATGCATGCAGTACTGTTGGCGTTATGCAACACAGAGGCAGGATTGGATGCGTGATCACCCAGTCACCCAAGACCATTCGCAGGAGAGGCGAGCTCAGCTCTCCAAGGAGACCATCTTCCGTGAGGCAGGACAGCCTTTAGGAGTTAATATGACAACTGGCAATGCACTCTTCGACAGAAACTTGGCGGACCTACGTCTGGACGTGTTTGGGAATGTCATGTTTCTCAAGGCTCCCCACTGGAGTGATGTCTCTGTGCAGTTTATGCACGGTTTTCCTCGCCGCCTCATTGCAGACCACCACTGCGGCCTGTTAAGGGGAAATATCACTGTTGCTGCCCGTATCTCCAATCAGGCAGTCCGTAGCTTGTCTGCAG GTGACATCGCAGCTTTTGTATCCCAAAAGATGGTGCAGGGACTAGGACTGACTACGTCCGAACTCATGATGGCACGTGCCAGTGCGATAAAATATGCCGGACAGAGAGAGAAACCTACACGCCTCCTCGATTTAACAGTACGATTCGGAATCGACTTCCTGACACTAGCACCAGTCCCAAGAGATAAATTACAGGACCTAAGAAGAAAAAGTACCGTGCACTGGAATGGTGTCCTTGAGACCTCAGCCGATGAAGATCAGGAAGCTGAGTCGTCAAGCAGTTCTGATGAGTCAGGATTATCAGTCGACTGGGATCCCAGGGAAGAGAGTCAAGGAATGCCAGCAACAAACACAGACGCATACACAGTTGCTGTCACAAGACATGTGGAAAATCTACTGCACTGTTATGTCTCAACAAGGCAGATGGTGACACAGCAGCTGGAGGTGAGAGCAGCAACAGCCAGGCCAAGTGGAAGCTCGGGAATGTCACatagaagaaaacaacagaccCCAAGGCGTAAACCTGCTGCTTCACGGCAAGCTCCGGAAGCCACAGCCACAGCCACAACCACAGTGAGCTCCAGAGACCAGGAACGGGGGAACATTGAGCAACGAGAACCTGAACAGCAAGAACAGCCTAGACGAAGCCCCAGGGAAATTCTGGTGGCCCTGCCAGGAATTGTGGCGACTCGGATACCAAATGAAGACTCGCTAAAGAGGCTGGAGCAGTTTCTGAGGAACAATCAGCCCTGCGATCCACAACGG GCAGCGCAGGCAACAGTAGAAGGCAGAGAGTCAATAGAAGAAGCTCGACAGAGGGCAGCTCGCAACAGCTATGAGGAGCAGCGCGCACAACAAGTCCAAGAGAGGATCAAGGACTTTTGGAGAGCTTGCCAGGCAGACTGCACATGCTTAGGGGAATCTGCCATTCGTGATTCACAAGACAACAATGATCAAAATTGTCCTTACTGCATCAGCACAGACGAGGGTGCGGATGTCGCCAGGGTCACAGGAAGATGTCTGAATGCTGATTGCAAGGTGTGTGCACTGATGAATAAGCTTGACAAAGTCACATTGGCGGCACTTGGCGAAGTACGTAACACACGGCTTGCTGTTATGCTGGATTTAGCACCATTTATTGCCCAGTGCTTGAACTCTGGTGATGTCGCTGAAGAACGAAGGCAGGTTCTTGTCAGAACATTCTGTGAATTGCTCTGCTGTTCCAAAAGCAGACTTCGATTTTTGGCAAATGTTGGCTTCCTCGTCATGATCTGTCCACGGTTGAAACACCTGCAGCTGGAGAGAGGATGGGGAGATGTGTGGTGTAACTTGTCCAAGTTTGCCACTGCTATTGGTTACCACCAAGATCACCACAGCCAGCTTTCTGCTCTTATCTTCATGCGTCAAAGGTGTATTCCGGACAGCGAGAGCAAATGGGCATGGTATTTTCAGTCAGAGGACCCTGAAGAGCAGAGAGTTAACCGAGAGGTGTTTGAGCAGAGAGAGTAG